Proteins found in one Mucilaginibacter gracilis genomic segment:
- a CDS encoding sigma-70 family RNA polymerase sigma factor — MRQLKISQSITNRESQSLDKYLTEIGKVDLITADEEVILAQKIREGDQAALERLTKTNLRFVVSVAKQYQNQGLTLGDLINEGNLGLIKAAKRFDETKGFKFISYAVWWIRQSILSAVAEQSRIVRLPLNQIGSLNKIRQAFSKLEQQYEREPSQAELADILETTEDKISDSLSNSGRHVSMDAPFVQGEENTLLDVLQNNEPTTDDYLMEESLSQEIMRSLVTLAEREREVIVLFFGLGNNYPLSLEEIGEKYNLTRERVRQIKDKALQRLRHTSRSNLLQSYL; from the coding sequence ATGAGACAACTCAAAATATCCCAATCCATTACAAACCGCGAATCTCAATCGTTAGATAAATATCTGACCGAGATTGGCAAAGTAGACTTGATAACCGCTGATGAAGAAGTTATATTGGCACAAAAAATCAGGGAAGGGGATCAGGCTGCTTTGGAGCGCCTAACAAAAACTAACCTGCGTTTTGTTGTATCAGTAGCTAAGCAGTATCAAAACCAGGGCCTTACCCTTGGCGATTTAATTAACGAAGGTAACCTGGGTTTAATTAAAGCGGCAAAACGCTTTGACGAAACTAAGGGTTTCAAATTTATTTCGTACGCCGTTTGGTGGATTCGTCAGTCTATTTTATCGGCTGTAGCCGAGCAGTCACGTATTGTTCGTTTACCATTAAACCAAATCGGGTCGTTAAACAAAATCCGTCAGGCCTTCTCTAAACTGGAGCAACAATATGAGCGTGAGCCATCGCAGGCAGAATTAGCCGACATATTGGAAACTACCGAAGACAAGATCAGCGATTCGTTAAGTAACTCAGGCCGTCATGTATCCATGGACGCACCGTTTGTACAAGGCGAAGAAAATACTTTGTTAGACGTTTTGCAAAACAATGAGCCTACCACTGATGATTACTTGATGGAAGAATCGCTTTCACAAGAGATCATGCGTTCGTTGGTTACTTTAGCCGAGCGCGAGCGCGAGGTTATTGTATTGTTTTTTGGCTTAGGTAATAACTACCCTTTATCGTTAGAAGAAATAGGAGAGAAATATAACCTTACCCGCGAACGTGTTCGCCAGATAAAAGATAAAGCTTTACAACGTTTACGCCACACTTCGAGGAGTAACCTATTACAATCGTATTTGTAA
- a CDS encoding DUF3857 domain-containing protein, producing MTKLFTSLFLLLVFAANAQTIVTTSQSAQIPPNALQPYGKISMDDMTMKACDFEKDANAEVLFDKGTITSDGGVYIKKHVRIKIFNEAGKRVANFRIEYLSTLMEKQLSGLKAETLNLENGEIIASPLDKKSIYTETVDREHSAMVFPFPNVRAGSVIEVEFTFYVGGFPTWYFQREIPTRYSQIDTDLPTGVTFRAIPYVRQPFAKAVGGVDDFRQIRALANIPSLPDEPFMTSRQTNLQRLEYTLASRLNFTWQIVGNKYMEIPEFSSGLDKGLPQEKIIIDKAKSMASDNEKISYIFNTVKEHMRWNEKHAPFSFDGVSSAWNKQTGYSGEINMMVYHLLKKVGVKSFPMLVSTKNHGRVNVANPDAYIFNNMVVYLRVDSTRCYVLDASDKYGQFNEIPEDYLNHFGLKIDPDENHHDALFLEKKEPAIQSIFVNAEVNANGKMAGTTEISSTGRNKINAIKSYKTNGEEKYLTSLTNDYTGLKISSIKFEDMDVDTLPLKQKIAFEQELTGLAEGYLYFNINLFNLMGANPFMKENRVSDIDFGYRHNYTISGFYKLPNGYKLDALPKNVSVAIPDGTITFKRIVTEENGMVRVRMAVNHKQSLYFAENYAAIREFYKQMYSFLNEPVVLKKI from the coding sequence ATGACTAAACTTTTTACCAGCCTTTTTTTACTATTGGTATTTGCCGCCAACGCCCAAACAATAGTTACCACAAGCCAAAGTGCCCAAATACCGCCAAATGCTTTGCAACCCTACGGCAAAATAAGTATGGACGACATGACCATGAAAGCCTGCGATTTTGAAAAAGACGCCAATGCCGAGGTACTTTTTGATAAAGGAACCATTACATCAGACGGAGGCGTATACATCAAAAAACATGTGCGCATAAAAATTTTTAATGAGGCCGGTAAAAGAGTAGCCAACTTCCGGATAGAATATTTGAGCACCCTAATGGAGAAACAATTATCGGGTTTAAAAGCTGAAACGCTGAATTTAGAGAATGGCGAGATTATTGCCAGCCCCTTAGATAAAAAATCGATTTATACCGAAACGGTAGATCGTGAGCATTCCGCTATGGTATTTCCATTTCCTAATGTAAGGGCGGGTTCGGTTATTGAAGTGGAATTTACCTTTTATGTGGGAGGCTTTCCTACATGGTATTTTCAGCGTGAAATCCCAACCAGGTACAGCCAAATTGATACCGACTTACCAACGGGCGTAACTTTTAGGGCTATACCTTATGTTAGGCAACCCTTTGCGAAAGCCGTTGGCGGTGTTGACGATTTTAGACAAATTAGGGCTCTTGCCAATATACCATCGTTACCCGACGAGCCTTTTATGACTAGCCGGCAAACAAATTTACAACGGTTGGAATATACCCTTGCCAGCCGCCTCAACTTTACCTGGCAAATTGTGGGCAATAAGTATATGGAGATTCCGGAATTTTCATCCGGCCTTGACAAAGGCTTACCCCAGGAAAAAATAATTATTGACAAGGCAAAAAGCATGGCAAGCGACAATGAAAAAATATCGTACATTTTTAATACAGTTAAAGAGCACATGCGCTGGAACGAAAAACATGCTCCTTTTTCGTTTGATGGCGTATCTTCAGCCTGGAACAAACAAACCGGCTACTCGGGCGAGATTAATATGATGGTTTATCACTTGCTAAAAAAAGTCGGCGTAAAAAGCTTCCCGATGCTGGTAAGCACCAAAAACCATGGCCGGGTAAATGTGGCCAACCCTGATGCTTATATATTTAACAATATGGTGGTTTACCTACGTGTTGATAGCACGCGCTGTTATGTTTTAGATGCATCAGACAAGTATGGCCAGTTTAATGAAATACCAGAGGACTATTTGAACCATTTTGGCTTGAAAATAGACCCGGATGAAAACCACCATGATGCACTTTTTTTAGAAAAAAAAGAACCTGCTATTCAATCCATATTTGTTAACGCAGAGGTTAATGCAAACGGAAAAATGGCCGGCACAACAGAAATATCAAGCACGGGCCGTAACAAAATTAACGCTATAAAAAGCTACAAAACTAATGGCGAAGAAAAATATTTAACATCCCTTACCAACGATTATACGGGCTTAAAAATATCATCCATAAAATTTGAGGATATGGATGTTGATACTTTACCGCTAAAACAAAAAATTGCCTTTGAGCAGGAGCTTACCGGCCTGGCCGAAGGATATCTTTACTTTAACATAAACCTGTTTAACTTAATGGGTGCCAACCCGTTTATGAAAGAAAACCGGGTATCGGATATTGATTTTGGGTACAGGCATAATTACACCATTAGCGGTTTTTACAAACTACCCAATGGCTATAAGTTAGACGCGCTGCCCAAAAACGTAAGCGTTGCCATACCAGATGGTACCATTACCTTTAAACGCATAGTAACCGAAGAAAATGGCATGGTTAGGGTACGCATGGCTGTTAACCACAAGCAATCGCTATATTTTGCTGAAAATTATGCAGCTATCCGCGAGTTTTACAAACAGATGTATAGCTTTTTAAATGAGCCTGTGGTGTTAAAAAAGATATGA
- a CDS encoding glycosyltransferase family 117 protein — MQYKKLNNLLGWLCFLIASATYILTLEPSVSFWDCGEFISCAFRLQVSHQPGYPLFAMLGKAFSLLSLGDNTKVAYFTNLMSALASGATIMFLFWTITALAKKLILKKEGKLNTPVIMAAGLIGALAFTFTDTFWFSAVETIVFALSSLCTAIVFWAILKWDAHADEPGADRYIILIAYIMGLSIGIHLLNLLTIPAIAMVYYFRRYTNINAKTGIAAFFAGIAILALVQFGIRGYTIHIAAYFDLFFVNTLGMPFGTGAIVFFALLIGAMVYGIRYSIRNKKPLLNLALLCLAFIYFGYSSFAYIPIRATANTNLNNTHPDNAFTLYSYLNRTQYGETPLLSGPYYDAKITDQSEGSPIYRKGKTKYEEAGKKMSYTYDHTTILPRIWSTEQDAQYAQNVQFYKNFLNIADGQSPTFADNLKWLLNWQIYQMYARYFLWNFVGRYNDADGQQNASSVDGNWTSGIFDGNKHLPKSITQGVTYTPLYAVPLVLGLLGMIYHFRKRKNDAIIITLLFFFTGIAIVLYVNQNNLQPRERDYSYVGSFYAFAIWIGLGVIAVTQFTRKWLNARTATIGSFAICLAVPVLIGVKEWKSHDRSTKLTPHDMAYNFLISCPKDAILFTYGDNDTYSLWYNQEVEGIRPDVRIVCLSLFGSDWYVHQMQGKMNQSAPLPITMNFDKFKDGTRDVIYYNDAKIAGAVEVKEVFDFITSDDERAKVEYSNGEKLNYLPTKNFKLTVDANEVIKNGVVSAQQQNKIAKTLEWQFPGNYITKDNLAMIDILAHNNWKRPICFTTTGNTASMAGLQPYLYKEGFTYRLLPLKPDTTQHDEYSKTNSLVMYNNVMAKFKFGNYKTARYLDNVSTLQFYDLMETTFINLANGLIKDGKTQLALNALHKFDAEMPDINPDIDTASKKYILAETAYKLHDYGIGTRYIKSVDNYVTDQLEYNYNLMDKQSGGLDIRNIQISMSLLSAMVDTTRNNNQPQLSAQLYAKLKDYSNKFAPLQGR; from the coding sequence ATGCAATACAAAAAACTAAACAACCTTTTAGGCTGGCTTTGCTTTTTAATAGCCTCGGCCACTTACATTTTAACGCTCGAACCATCTGTTAGCTTTTGGGATTGCGGCGAATTTATTTCGTGCGCCTTTAGGTTGCAGGTATCGCACCAGCCGGGTTATCCATTATTTGCCATGTTGGGTAAAGCTTTCTCGCTGCTTTCGCTGGGCGATAATACCAAGGTTGCATATTTCACTAACTTAATGTCGGCATTGGCCAGTGGTGCAACCATCATGTTTTTATTTTGGACCATTACGGCACTGGCCAAAAAGCTCATACTCAAAAAAGAGGGCAAATTAAACACCCCTGTTATTATGGCCGCGGGTTTAATTGGCGCCTTAGCATTTACTTTTACCGATACCTTTTGGTTTTCGGCTGTAGAAACTATTGTGTTTGCACTGTCGTCGCTTTGCACGGCTATAGTTTTTTGGGCCATATTAAAGTGGGATGCCCACGCCGATGAACCGGGCGCAGATAGGTATATTATTTTAATAGCCTACATTATGGGCTTATCTATTGGCATACACTTACTCAATTTGCTTACCATACCTGCTATTGCAATGGTTTATTATTTCCGCAGGTATACAAACATTAATGCCAAAACAGGTATTGCGGCATTTTTTGCCGGCATTGCTATATTGGCCCTGGTACAGTTTGGCATAAGGGGTTACACCATACACATAGCCGCTTATTTCGATTTGTTTTTTGTTAATACTTTGGGTATGCCTTTTGGCACCGGCGCCATTGTGTTTTTTGCACTGTTAATTGGCGCTATGGTTTATGGCATTAGGTACAGCATCCGCAATAAAAAGCCCTTGCTCAATTTGGCACTGTTATGTTTGGCTTTTATTTATTTCGGCTATAGTTCGTTCGCTTACATACCCATCAGGGCAACGGCTAATACCAATTTAAACAATACCCATCCCGATAACGCTTTTACGCTATACAGCTACTTAAACCGCACCCAATACGGCGAAACACCCTTATTAAGCGGCCCTTACTATGATGCCAAAATAACCGACCAAAGCGAAGGCAGCCCCATTTACCGTAAGGGAAAAACAAAGTACGAAGAAGCGGGCAAAAAGATGAGCTATACTTACGACCATACAACCATTTTACCCCGCATATGGAGTACCGAGCAAGACGCCCAGTATGCCCAAAACGTGCAGTTTTACAAAAACTTTTTAAACATTGCCGACGGCCAAAGCCCAACCTTTGCCGATAACTTAAAATGGTTGTTGAACTGGCAGATATACCAAATGTATGCCCGCTATTTTTTATGGAACTTTGTGGGCCGCTATAACGATGCCGACGGGCAGCAAAATGCAAGCAGTGTTGATGGCAACTGGACGAGTGGCATATTTGACGGCAACAAGCACCTGCCCAAATCAATAACACAGGGGGTAACATATACGCCTTTGTATGCAGTTCCGCTGGTACTGGGCTTGCTGGGGATGATATACCATTTCAGGAAGAGAAAAAATGATGCCATCATAATCACGCTGCTCTTTTTTTTCACCGGGATTGCCATTGTACTCTATGTTAATCAAAACAACCTCCAGCCGCGCGAGCGCGATTATTCGTATGTAGGTTCGTTTTATGCTTTCGCGATATGGATAGGCCTCGGCGTAATAGCCGTAACCCAATTTACCCGCAAATGGCTCAATGCCCGCACTGCCACCATAGGCTCGTTTGCTATTTGCCTGGCTGTGCCGGTATTAATTGGCGTGAAGGAATGGAAGAGCCATGACCGGTCGACCAAATTAACGCCGCACGATATGGCTTACAACTTTTTAATATCGTGCCCAAAAGATGCTATTTTGTTTACCTATGGCGATAACGACACCTACTCGCTATGGTACAACCAGGAAGTGGAGGGCATAAGGCCCGATGTGCGCATTGTTTGCCTGAGTTTATTTGGCAGCGATTGGTATGTACACCAAATGCAGGGCAAAATGAACCAATCGGCACCGCTGCCTATAACCATGAATTTTGATAAATTTAAGGATGGCACCCGCGATGTGATTTATTACAATGATGCTAAAATTGCAGGAGCTGTTGAAGTGAAGGAGGTTTTTGATTTCATCACATCCGACGACGAACGCGCCAAGGTTGAATACTCTAATGGCGAAAAACTAAACTATTTGCCAACCAAAAACTTTAAATTAACAGTTGATGCCAACGAAGTAATTAAAAACGGCGTTGTAAGCGCGCAACAACAAAATAAAATTGCTAAAACTTTGGAGTGGCAGTTTCCGGGTAATTATATTACTAAAGATAACCTGGCTATGATAGATATTTTGGCGCACAACAACTGGAAACGCCCCATTTGCTTTACCACTACCGGCAATACAGCCAGTATGGCCGGCTTGCAACCTTATTTGTATAAAGAGGGCTTTACCTACCGCCTGCTACCACTAAAACCAGATACCACCCAACACGACGAATATAGCAAAACCAATAGTTTGGTGATGTATAATAACGTAATGGCCAAGTTTAAATTCGGGAATTATAAAACAGCCCGGTATTTAGACAATGTATCGACCCTGCAATTTTACGACCTTATGGAAACAACTTTTATTAACCTCGCCAACGGATTGATAAAAGATGGCAAAACACAATTGGCCCTTAACGCGCTGCATAAGTTTGATGCCGAAATGCCCGATATTAACCCGGATATTGATACTGCCAGCAAAAAATATATTTTGGCCGAAACCGCATACAAACTACATGACTATGGTATAGGTACAAGGTACATTAAAAGTGTTGACAACTACGTTACCGACCAATTAGAGTATAACTATAACTTGATGGACAAACAAAGCGGAGGCCTTGATATTCGTAACATTCAAATATCGATGTCGTTGTTAAGTGCTATGGTTGATACCACGCGCAATAACAATCAGCCGCAGTTGAGCGCGCAACTATATGCCAAACTTAAAGACTATAGTAACAAATTTGCCCCACTGCAAGGCAGATAA